The genomic stretch AAACAGTAAATTCCTTTTATTAATGTAGCAGAAAATTTGAACAATGGATTCAAAATCCAACAAACCCATTACGACTGTGAGAAGACGAACTGCCCCTGGACTATTATAGCTAGACCTGTTTGAAAAATTAGGCTGATGGGAAACGCAAATACTCCACTAGCAAGCCACTTTTCTTTATTATCAAAATAGCTAGCCTGGTCTCCAGCTGCTATTGATCTCCTGTTTCTGATCATTTGTATGTACTTGGGTAACATGAGAAATAAACGTTATGTTTTCCGCGTCTTATTTCTTTCAAATCTCATATTTCTCACTTCATCTTATGATTTTTCATACATGTATTTTCAGTTCTTGGCGATACTGATCATGATGTCTAGCTACACAAAATATAAAGGCCGGGCTCCATTTTAACAACACAAAATATGTAGGACAACAGCATAAAGCAAGTCAATATGGACACcgaaattaaagaaagaatTGAATATGGTAGTACGTAGATTTTGCAGAACGACTAATTGAATTCATGATAGATTGCTTGCAATTTATTGCAGCAGATTAATTGAGTTAATAAATTCCTGATTTCTCCCAATTGTTGAGGGATAATTAACCTCAGAGTTTGCTGGAACTCCAAATGAAAAAGTTTTCCCGGGGGGGTTGCCGGACGTCCAACTTTCAGGCTTACTTGTTAGGCCAGGGTGACTGTAACACAGAGGATCCCGGCCGCCAAGAAACGGACACGTAGACGTGGTGATGACGAAATAGGTGATGGAATGGTTGAGTAAGAGTGCAATGAGGGAGTGGTTTGTGTAGGAAAATGGGAAGAAATATTTTGGGGAATTGCTTAGATGTAGCTTTGTGTTAGGGTCACCCCTTTTATCAGTTTCACTATCATCACCACCACCTTTGTCTAGTGTTTCTAGTCTGATTTCACCAGAACAAGATTTTAGTTCATCTGTACTTTTCAATAAACCAATGGTGGGCCATGGAATCCCTCCCTCTTTCACCCATTAATTTGTCCATATTACTATAGTGTAATATATTTAAACATAATATAACATACACTACTATTtggcaatatatatatatatatatatatatgaatatattttATGAAAATTTGCTAGGATGGGAATAGGGGAAGGTAAGGCAACACCTTTACACAAAAGTTGGTACCAGTATATATAGGTGGGTAGGGGACATTTGAGTCTTAGCAAATTTTCGCTTCATCATATGATCTCATATCATATAGCATATGCATATTGGGAGACTAGCttcttcatatatatatattccattGTGATTGGTGATCAGAATAGTAATAGATAGTATTCATCTTGGCTTGGCTAGTAACTAGCTTATAGGTAGCGGTCATGGGGAGACAACCTTGCTGTGACAAACTTGGGGTGAAGAAGGGGCCATGGACGGCCGAGGAAGACAAGAAGCTTATTAGCTTTATCCTTACTAATGGCCAATGTTGTTGGCGGGCCGTGCCCAAGCTCGCCGGGCTTCGCCGCTGCGGCAAGAGCTGTAGGCTCCGGTGGACTAACTATCTTCGGCCTGACTTGAAGAGAGGCCTTCTTACTGAAGCTGAGGAGCAATTGGTGATCGATCTTCATGCTCGTCTGGGCAACAGGTTCCTGCAGCATGTTtacaatattattattattagcgTCTTGAATTCTTTAGGTGCATTATGATTAGCATGCATGAAGTCAAGATTCACGGTTTGCTCGCagcaaaatttttgtttttctgtgGTTTAAAACAAATTTTCACTCGTTATCTTGACAAACAAAAATGGTTTCATGCAActattttgagatttttttttcctttaaaaattcttttacaaATTGCATCATCTTTAATTTGCATGTCTTCTtcacatgttttttttttcttaacatTAGTGACTAGTGATCTAAATAACAAGCTAGCTAGTACcatgagtaaaatattattGATTCAATTGAAAATATTTTAGATAGTTTACTTTCCATGGAAACCAATGAAAATACGTCAATTATGGCCCGGTTCAAAAGTTTCATTTATTGTATAAACAATAAAGTCTATGTAGTAATGATGGATGTCTTATTACAGCAGATTTTTGGGTCTTATTACAGCCAATCTAAAGAAAAACATCTTTTGCTAGAGGCATCAACGTCTGGTTTTGCCTGCCTCTTGTAAGCTAGTGGAGTATTCTGAGTTACTCTTTTAGCTAGCCAACAACTAGCAAATAATAAAAGTCTTTATTGTTACACTTTTAGTATTATTCTACATGCATATGTATCAACTAGTTCGTCATATGATGTAGCTAGGATCAAATTTTAATACATGCAGGCCACTGTTGGCCGGCTTCAAAATCAAgtgttaaaattattttaactaTGCAGAATTTTCTTCCATTAGTAGGATTCGAAACTATTAATTATGTTAGCAACTTCTTACGTCAcatgattgatttttttttttgtttattcatttAGGTGGTCCAAGATTGCTGCACGACTGCCCGGAAGAACTGACAATGAGATTAAAAATCACTGGAATACTCACATCAAGAAAAAGCTCCTCAAGATGGGAATTGATCCTGTCACTCATGAACCACTTCAAAAGGAAACTAAGGTGGCCGAAACATCGCCTGATGCGGAATCAGAGAAGCATCAAAAGCTTGAATTGCCAGAGATAAACAGTGGCAGCACTATCAGCGCTAGTGCCAGCTCGGAAGATCAGAACTCTTGCTCTCCGACCGAAAACTCATCCTCCGATGAATCCCGTTTACTTGATAACATTCTTGAGAATGTTTCTGATTACGATCCATTGATAAGTTACCTATTGGAGGATGAAGCACCCGTAGTTGATGCTCCATGGGAATTTCCAGCTGCTgcacaaaattttgataatCCTGCAGGGATGCCATTGTTGGATGACAACTGTTCGTGGCTATTGGATTGCCAGGATTTTGGCGTTCATGACTTTGGGTTCGATTGTTTCAGTGACATGGAAATCTCAAATGTGTTGAACACCATAGAGATGGGGAACAAGGAGTGAGCTGTAAATTTACCAAGCAGCTGGGGGAAAGAGAAGGAGAGTAATCATGAAAaacacaagaaaagaaaaacctttTAGTTTGCTTAGTGAACATGTTACACAACAAGTATCATGTCTGCCTCAACCTAATTAGATCCTTAGTGTAGAAGTAATTTTGTATGTAATCCTTAGCATATCCTTAGAGGGTTGTCAAGTGAAACCTTGTTTCTTAAGAGGTTTCTCACCAACCATACCAAATTAAGAGTAATCAGCAATGCCAAGACTGAGATCCAAAAATGTGAtgtaattggaaaaaaaaaaaaagaaaagaaaaggaagaaaatcgCTGTTGTATTCCTGTGTAAAAATATGGGGACACAATCTAGGATCAAAGGGCTGATGTGAATATGATACCCTTTGTTTGTATATATATCATGCCATGTAATTATGTTGGACATTATTAATAAAGATAAAAGTTCATATGTCATTATTTTGCCAAGCTTTTTTTTCACAAGTACGTGGCTTTGAAGTGTTACTTTCAATCCCCATAAAATGCAAATggaaaaccccaaaaaaaaaaaaaaagaagca from Coffea eugenioides isolate CCC68of chromosome 8, Ceug_1.0, whole genome shotgun sequence encodes the following:
- the LOC113781279 gene encoding protein ODORANT1; this encodes MGRQPCCDKLGVKKGPWTAEEDKKLISFILTNGQCCWRAVPKLAGLRRCGKSCRLRWTNYLRPDLKRGLLTEAEEQLVIDLHARLGNRWSKIAARLPGRTDNEIKNHWNTHIKKKLLKMGIDPVTHEPLQKETKVAETSPDAESEKHQKLELPEINSGSTISASASSEDQNSCSPTENSSSDESRLLDNILENVSDYDPLISYLLEDEAPVVDAPWEFPAAAQNFDNPAGMPLLDDNCSWLLDCQDFGVHDFGFDCFSDMEISNVLNTIEMGNKE